The sequence below is a genomic window from Gossypium hirsutum isolate 1008001.06 chromosome A11, Gossypium_hirsutum_v2.1, whole genome shotgun sequence.
aaaaatacaagcATTCAGATgaacttaattattaaattcaggataaaaaattacaataactcaatattttaaaattgctTTAAGCAACTTAATCcctgtaaaaataaaaattcgtgAAATCAAGGCATCCTTCTCTATCGATAAATACCATTCCACCTCGTAACTAAAATAACCAAAACAAGAAAGAACTCCGACAGTTTTTCATTGGTTTTCTCTGTGAATTTTCTTGCTATTTCTCAGCAAACAAATGGATGCCTTCACTTCCTTCTTCGATTCCCAATCGAGGAACAACTGGAGTTACGATACTCTCAAGAATTTCCGTCAGATCTCTCCCATCGTTCAAGCTCATCTCAAGCAGGTAAATCTAATTTGCTACTTAAGATTTTGAACGTTGGATTGAATCTTTCTTGGCTTCTTCTGAGAGTTAAAACGTATTGCAGTTCTCATCTTTTATGTGATTATAAATGCTTGTTATGATTTTATCcatctatttaattatttttctgctTATAAGAAAAATGATCTCGATTATCTGAGCATAGCGTTTCTAATTTGCAGGTTTATTTGACCTTATGTTATGCACTGATTGCCTCTGCTGTTGGAGCTTATCTCCATATTCTTTGGAACATTGGGGGTTACCTCACCACATTTGCATGCTTAGGAACCATTATTTGGCTCCTTTCCACCCCTCCTTGTGAAAAGGTAATAATCTTTCTTCATTTGTATAAgatgatgatatttctttttgCATGTACTCATCTTTTGCTTTGGTTTTATTAATTTTGCAGCAAAAGAGAGTTTCTCTTCTAATGGCATCGGCAGTGTTTGAAGGAGCTTCAATCGGTCCTCTAATTGACTTGGCTATTCAAATCGACCCCAGGTATATTTCCTATAAAAGCTAAATTGGTAATTTTGTGATATTAATGATACACCCATGCGGTGAAAATCCTTGGATTTTGTTTCAAGAATCATATTAATTTGTGTTACATTTGGAAGATAATACTATGCTTAATTTCtattttactattactattatctGGACCTGTGAATCTCATTTGGGTGGGTGACTTTGTTTGTCTTTTCTTCCTTTGCAAAtgattaataataatactaaaaaaatggCTTGTACTAATGGTGTATTTATCCACAATGACAGTGTATTGGTAGCTTCATTTGTGGGAACAGCATTGGCCTTTGCATGTTTTTCAGGAGCTGCTATGTTAGCAAGGCGACGAGAGTACCTTTACCTTGGTGGCTTGCTCTCATCTGGTGTGTCCGTGCTTCTCTGGTTGCATTTTGCTTCCTCCATCTTTGGTGGTTCCACAGCCCTCTTTATGACTGAGGCAAGCAAATATTAGCCAGAAACTTTCTGTCTCGTTGTACTTGAAAAGCTGCTATTGACCTTCCCTCTTTGCCTTTGATTGTC
It includes:
- the LOC107924206 gene encoding bax inhibitor 1; this translates as MDAFTSFFDSQSRNNWSYDTLKNFRQISPIVQAHLKQVYLTLCYALIASAVGAYLHILWNIGGYLTTFACLGTIIWLLSTPPCEKQKRVSLLMASAVFEGASIGPLIDLAIQIDPSVLVASFVGTALAFACFSGAAMLARRREYLYLGGLLSSGVSVLLWLHFASSIFGGSTALFMTEIYLGLLVFVGYMIVDTQDIIEKAHLGDLDYVKHALTLFTDFVAVFVRILIIMLKNSAEKSEKKKKRRD